A genomic region of Caldicellulosiruptor acetigenus contains the following coding sequences:
- a CDS encoding CarD family transcriptional regulator has protein sequence MYKVGDTIIHPLHGAGRIVEIVEEKVFDSVQKYYVVKILYNGMKVLVPVKSASEIGIRNVISEEEANRVFELLKDNSFKVDINSCGNYNKRIRENQQKLKSGNIYCVVEVLKMLAMREKVKGLSTNEKMMFNTAKQILVSELGLAKGLDIEEVERMVDSILFELETAE, from the coding sequence ATGTATAAGGTGGGAGATACTATAATACACCCTTTGCATGGAGCAGGCAGGATAGTTGAGATAGTTGAGGAGAAGGTTTTCGATAGTGTTCAGAAGTATTATGTGGTAAAGATATTGTACAATGGAATGAAGGTACTAGTTCCTGTCAAAAGCGCATCAGAGATTGGTATTCGGAACGTGATTTCTGAAGAGGAAGCAAACAGGGTATTTGAGCTTTTGAAAGACAACAGTTTTAAGGTTGACATAAATAGCTGCGGAAATTATAACAAGCGAATAAGAGAAAATCAGCAAAAGCTAAAGAGCGGAAATATTTACTGTGTCGTAGAAGTTTTAAAGATGCTTGCAATGAGAGAAAAGGTAAAAGGACTTTCGACAAACGAAAAGATGATGTTCAACACTGCAAAACAGATTTTAGTAAGCGAGCTTGGACTTGCGAAAGGTCTTGACATTGAAGAAGTTGAGAGGATGGTTGACAGTATTTTATTTGAGCTTGAGACGGCAGAGTAA
- a CDS encoding 50S ribosomal protein L25/general stress protein Ctc, which produces MEPVLVYNRRDVFTKSNLNKLRKEGYIPAVAYGDDIKSLPGYVSKKEFEKLYHQKGLAGKIKISIDGKERTALIKEVQTHYTKGNIIHVDFQILSENKPIYVEVPIIFENAEILKSRGLVLQRQMDTVEIEGLPKDIPEHLVIDLMGYEKPTAIKLRDIKLPEGIKITEDLDEVVAVIDVSEITEEPEEKQEETSSNA; this is translated from the coding sequence ATGGAACCAGTACTTGTCTACAACAGAAGGGACGTATTTACAAAGAGCAATTTAAATAAACTCAGAAAAGAAGGATATATCCCTGCTGTTGCGTATGGTGATGACATAAAGAGCCTTCCTGGATACGTTTCTAAAAAGGAGTTTGAAAAATTATATCATCAAAAAGGTTTGGCTGGTAAAATAAAGATTTCAATTGATGGGAAAGAGAGAACTGCTCTTATAAAAGAGGTTCAGACCCATTATACAAAAGGGAATATAATTCATGTGGATTTTCAGATACTTTCTGAAAACAAGCCTATTTATGTTGAGGTGCCAATTATATTTGAAAACGCAGAGATTTTGAAGTCAAGAGGACTTGTGCTGCAAAGACAAATGGACACAGTAGAGATAGAAGGGCTTCCTAAGGATATTCCTGAACACTTGGTAATTGACCTGATGGGCTATGAAAAACCAACAGCTATAAAGTTAAGAGATATAAAACTTCCAGAAGGAATTAAAATAACAGAAGACTTGGATGAAGTTGTTGCGGTAATTGATGTAAGCGAGATTACAGAAGAGCCAGAGGAGAAGCAAGAAGAGACTTCTTCAAATGCATAA
- a CDS encoding YesL family protein → MAGFFGFFDYTKPGPGVPENEPPKSKFIVFFEVLARKFWKLCWLNILYFLVSLPILILLYLVIANYIYPIIQSVTKGAGNVKDIQSLQGFLMTAFGLTLLSGFMVFGIGPTTAGFTYIVRNFAREEHAWVTSDFFEHTKKNLKEGIISFVTDLLVLWIFSVAIQFYSVQSLKYPSVEIIKYFLVFTLFIYFMMHIYIYPMMVTYNLKVRHIYKNAFIFTILKLPHTIGMFLLLATLWLLPFLLLLFVIPFMPLLLLYPLIWVSIIGLAQNFYTNYIFGIYLNPQKENEEQLESQENTELSSDKDDDSNSKDSV, encoded by the coding sequence GTGGCAGGATTTTTTGGATTTTTTGACTATACAAAGCCTGGTCCGGGTGTGCCGGAAAACGAGCCTCCAAAATCAAAGTTTATAGTGTTTTTTGAAGTGCTTGCAAGGAAGTTCTGGAAACTGTGCTGGCTAAATATTTTGTACTTTCTTGTTTCATTGCCGATACTGATATTGCTTTATCTTGTTATTGCAAATTATATTTATCCTATTATTCAGTCTGTAACAAAAGGAGCTGGAAATGTAAAAGATATTCAGTCACTGCAGGGTTTTTTGATGACAGCTTTTGGATTGACACTTTTAAGTGGGTTTATGGTGTTTGGCATAGGGCCAACAACTGCAGGATTTACGTATATTGTGAGAAACTTTGCAAGAGAAGAACATGCATGGGTTACAAGCGATTTTTTTGAACATACGAAAAAGAACCTCAAGGAAGGAATAATAAGTTTTGTAACAGATTTGTTGGTGTTGTGGATATTTTCTGTAGCTATACAATTTTATTCAGTTCAAAGTCTTAAATATCCCAGCGTAGAAATTATAAAATACTTTTTGGTATTTACACTTTTTATCTATTTCATGATGCACATATACATCTATCCCATGATGGTAACATACAACCTGAAAGTGAGACACATTTATAAAAATGCTTTTATCTTCACCATTTTAAAACTTCCTCATACTATTGGAATGTTTTTGTTATTGGCAACATTATGGCTACTTCCTTTCCTACTGCTTTTATTCGTGATACCTTTTATGCCACTGCTACTTCTTTATCCTTTAATATGGGTAAGCATAATTGGGCTTGCCCAGAATTTCTACACAAACTACATCTTCGGGATATATCTCAATCCCCAAAAGGAAAATGAAGAGCAGCTCGAAAGTCAAGAAAATACTGAACTTTCTTCCGACAAAGATGATGACAGCAACAGCAAAGATAGTGTATAA